One Faecalispora anaeroviscerum genomic window carries:
- the yaaA gene encoding peroxide stress protein YaaA, giving the protein MRIIISPAKKMNTDTDSLPCESMPQFFGQTETLLCCLRNMDYAGLKALWRCNDSIADLNYRRVQTMDLRHALTPAILSYEGIQYQYMAPGVFEREQLRYISEHLRILSGFYGLLRPFDGVTPYRLEMQARLSVGGEKDLYAFWGNRLAHRLCSETGLILNLASKEYSKAVLPYLPGSVRFLTCTFGERKDGKVIEKGTLCKMARGEMVRWLAEQQLTDPADIRGFDRMGYTYRKELSNQDHYVFVKESGKKQNANTRLDDC; this is encoded by the coding sequence ATGAGAATCATCATTTCTCCCGCGAAAAAAATGAATACTGATACCGACAGCCTCCCCTGTGAGAGCATGCCGCAGTTCTTCGGGCAGACCGAAACGCTCCTTTGCTGTCTGCGCAATATGGATTATGCCGGGCTGAAAGCCTTGTGGCGCTGTAATGATTCCATTGCCGACCTCAATTACCGGCGGGTGCAAACGATGGATTTGCGTCATGCTCTGACTCCGGCCATTTTATCCTACGAGGGGATTCAGTATCAATATATGGCTCCCGGCGTGTTTGAAAGGGAACAGCTGCGGTATATCAGCGAGCACCTGAGAATTCTCTCGGGCTTTTATGGTCTGCTTCGTCCGTTCGACGGGGTAACGCCTTATCGGCTGGAAATGCAGGCCCGGCTTTCGGTGGGCGGGGAAAAGGATCTGTATGCCTTTTGGGGAAACAGGCTGGCGCACCGCCTCTGCAGCGAAACCGGCCTGATTCTGAACCTTGCCTCCAAGGAATACAGCAAGGCCGTTTTGCCGTATCTGCCGGGATCGGTGCGTTTTCTCACCTGCACCTTTGGGGAGCGGAAAGACGGCAAGGTGATCGAAAAGGGGACCCTGTGCAAAATGGCGCGCGGCGAAATGGTTCGCTGGCTGGCTGAACAGCAGCTGACCGATCCTGCTGACATTCGCGGCTTTGACCGAATGGGGTATACATACCGCAAAGAGCTTTCTAACCAAGATCACTACGTGTTTGTGAAAGAATCCGGCAAAAAGCAGAACGCAAACACCCGATTAGACGATTGTTAA
- a CDS encoding helix-turn-helix transcriptional regulator, whose product MPVSQNQKMKLLYLMRILLERTDADHTMTVQELIAALAEYGILAERKSVYSDLELLSQFGLDVESQRSRTVGYYIDARKFELPELKLLVDAVQSSRFITPKKSTELIQKLSALTSNPQASQLRRQVYVADRPKTINESIYYNIDAIHAAINSGCKISFQYFDYNTDKERVYRKDGERYCQSPMALCWDDDKYYLICYSTKYDDFAHYRVDRMCQVAVCEETADMPDQRRFNVAEHTKQVFGMYSGELVSATLRFDQSLVNAVLDRFGPEVPFRECGDSFEICVEVSNSPVFLSWIFQFGEKAEIVAPESLIASMQALLSEQAKKYR is encoded by the coding sequence ATGCCTGTTTCACAGAATCAAAAAATGAAGCTGCTTTATTTGATGCGAATTCTTTTGGAACGCACGGATGCGGACCACACCATGACGGTACAAGAGCTGATTGCCGCGCTGGCAGAGTATGGAATTCTGGCTGAGCGCAAGTCAGTCTATTCAGACTTGGAGCTGCTGAGCCAGTTCGGCCTGGATGTGGAATCGCAGAGGAGCAGAACGGTTGGCTATTACATCGATGCGCGCAAATTTGAGCTTCCCGAGCTGAAGCTTTTGGTAGACGCCGTGCAAAGCTCGCGTTTTATTACGCCAAAGAAAAGCACGGAGCTGATTCAAAAGCTGTCCGCGCTGACGAGCAACCCACAGGCCAGCCAGCTTCGGCGGCAGGTGTATGTGGCGGACAGGCCCAAAACCATCAACGAGAGCATCTATTACAATATCGATGCAATTCATGCCGCCATCAATTCCGGCTGCAAAATCAGCTTTCAATATTTTGATTACAACACGGATAAAGAGCGCGTTTACCGCAAAGACGGTGAGCGGTATTGCCAGAGCCCGATGGCGCTGTGCTGGGATGACGACAAATACTACCTGATTTGTTACAGCACCAAATACGATGATTTCGCGCATTACCGCGTCGACCGGATGTGCCAGGTTGCGGTGTGCGAGGAAACAGCGGACATGCCCGATCAAAGGCGGTTTAACGTGGCTGAGCATACCAAGCAGGTATTTGGTATGTACAGCGGCGAGCTGGTCAGCGCGACGTTGCGATTTGATCAAAGCCTTGTCAATGCTGTGCTGGATCGCTTCGGGCCTGAGGTGCCTTTTCGCGAGTGCGGCGATTCGTTTGAAATCTGCGTTGAGGTATCGAATAGCCCGGTCTTTTTAAGCTGGATTTTTCAGTTTGGGGAAAAGGCAGAGATCGTCGCGCCGGAAAGCCTGATCGCTTCTATGCAAGCTCTGCTTTCGGAGCAGGCAAAGAAATATCGGTGA
- a CDS encoding translation factor GTPase family protein produces the protein MKRLVVGVLAHVDAGKTTLSEGLLYTCGRLRQLGRVDHKNAFLDTEALERERGITIFSKQAVLPLGDLEITLLDTPGHVDFSSEMERTLQVLDYAILVISGSDGVQSHTRTLWRLLSRYRIPTVLFINKMDLSGTDREALLRELKTGLSEGCVDFGAEQSRSTWMENIAVCEEEAMSRYLAQGELSEAEAAALVARRKVFPCYFGSALRLSGIDELVRGLTLYTQIPAYPAEFAARVFKITRDAQGNRLTHLKVTGGTLRVKMPLNGQDWEEKIDQIRVYSGAKFQPVDEAVAGSICAVTGLSQTRAGEGLGAEGASEAPALEPMLTYKVILPPGCDPHSAMQKLSTLEEEDPQLHLVWNTPLREISLQLMGEVQLEVLKSLILERFGLRVEFDSGSIVYKETIAAAVEGVGHYEPLRHYAEVHLLLEPGERGSGLHVSSACPEDQLDRSWQRLVLSHLEERIHRGVLTGAPITDLNLTLVAGRAHVKHTEGGDFRQATYRAVRQGLMSAESILLEPWYDVRLEVPAENVGRAMTDLQRMGGSCAPPEPGGELALIAGSAPVAELRDYGREVLSYTRGRGKLACFFRGYEPCRNQAAVVAAIGYDPERDLEQPADSIFCEHGAGFSVPWNRVRDYMHVESVLHLGGENQQTKASPTFSARPSVSYTGALEQDKELQAIFERTYGPAKQRELLPQKQLLRGVESSTTRESVRPIMTGPEYLLVDGYNIIFAWDELKTVARESLDTARKLLMDLLCNYQGYRKCELILVFDAYRVPRNTGEVQRYHNISVVYTKQAETADAYIEKTTYELAKQYRVRVATSDGMEQMIILGHGALRVSARLFHQEVEMVGGEIAELLAQINRKEKSHSVQAAFEKAQKKK, from the coding sequence ATGAAACGACTGGTAGTTGGAGTTTTGGCACATGTAGACGCGGGAAAAACCACACTTTCCGAAGGGCTTCTCTATACCTGTGGGCGGCTTCGGCAGCTGGGCCGGGTCGACCATAAAAATGCCTTTCTGGATACCGAAGCGCTCGAGCGGGAACGCGGCATCACCATCTTTTCCAAACAGGCGGTGCTGCCGCTCGGCGATCTGGAAATCACCCTGCTCGACACCCCCGGCCACGTGGACTTTTCCAGCGAGATGGAGCGCACGTTACAGGTTCTGGATTACGCCATTCTCGTCATCAGCGGGTCAGACGGCGTGCAAAGCCATACCCGCACGCTCTGGCGTTTGCTGAGCCGCTACCGAATCCCCACGGTTCTGTTCATCAATAAAATGGATTTATCCGGCACAGACCGCGAGGCGCTTCTGCGGGAGCTGAAAACCGGCCTTTCGGAGGGCTGTGTTGATTTTGGGGCGGAGCAGAGCCGCAGCACCTGGATGGAGAATATCGCCGTATGCGAAGAGGAAGCGATGAGCCGGTATCTGGCGCAGGGTGAGCTTTCCGAGGCGGAGGCCGCCGCGCTGGTGGCGCGCCGTAAGGTGTTCCCCTGCTATTTCGGCTCCGCGCTGCGCCTGTCTGGCATCGATGAGCTGGTGCGGGGGCTGACGCTTTACACGCAGATTCCCGCATACCCGGCGGAATTCGCAGCCAGAGTGTTTAAAATCACCCGGGACGCACAGGGGAACCGACTGACGCATTTGAAGGTGACCGGGGGAACCCTTCGGGTGAAAATGCCGCTGAACGGCCAGGACTGGGAAGAAAAAATTGATCAGATTCGAGTGTACTCCGGGGCGAAATTCCAGCCGGTGGACGAGGCCGTAGCCGGCAGCATCTGCGCCGTAACGGGTTTAAGCCAAACCCGTGCCGGGGAAGGCCTCGGCGCCGAAGGCGCTTCCGAAGCCCCGGCACTCGAGCCGATGCTCACCTACAAGGTGATTCTGCCGCCGGGCTGTGACCCGCACAGCGCGATGCAGAAGCTGAGTACACTGGAGGAAGAGGACCCGCAGCTTCATCTGGTGTGGAACACACCGCTGCGGGAGATTTCACTGCAGCTGATGGGTGAGGTGCAGCTCGAGGTTTTAAAAAGTCTGATTCTGGAACGCTTCGGCCTGCGGGTGGAGTTCGATTCCGGCAGCATCGTCTATAAAGAAACCATCGCCGCCGCGGTAGAGGGGGTGGGGCATTACGAGCCCTTACGCCACTACGCGGAGGTGCATCTTCTCCTTGAGCCGGGGGAGCGGGGGAGTGGCCTGCATGTTTCGAGTGCCTGCCCGGAGGATCAGCTCGACAGAAGCTGGCAGCGGCTGGTTCTGTCGCATCTGGAGGAGCGGATTCATCGCGGCGTGCTGACCGGCGCGCCCATTACCGACCTGAACCTTACACTTGTGGCCGGTCGGGCCCATGTAAAGCATACCGAGGGCGGCGATTTTCGTCAGGCGACCTACCGCGCGGTGCGGCAGGGGCTGATGAGCGCCGAAAGCATCCTTCTCGAGCCGTGGTACGATGTTCGGCTGGAGGTGCCCGCCGAAAATGTGGGCCGAGCCATGACGGACCTTCAGCGCATGGGCGGCAGCTGCGCCCCTCCGGAGCCGGGCGGCGAGCTGGCGCTCATCGCCGGCAGCGCCCCCGTGGCGGAGCTGCGCGATTATGGGCGGGAGGTACTCTCCTACACTCGGGGCCGGGGAAAGCTTGCCTGCTTTTTCCGTGGGTATGAGCCCTGCCGCAATCAGGCGGCGGTGGTTGCCGCTATTGGCTATGACCCAGAGCGGGATTTAGAACAGCCGGCGGATTCTATTTTCTGCGAGCATGGAGCGGGCTTTTCCGTTCCATGGAACCGGGTGCGGGACTATATGCACGTAGAAAGCGTGCTTCACCTTGGCGGGGAGAATCAGCAAACGAAAGCTTCTCCCACTTTTTCAGCGCGGCCGTCCGTTTCTTACACCGGTGCTTTGGAGCAGGACAAGGAGCTGCAGGCCATTTTTGAGCGAACCTATGGCCCGGCCAAACAGCGTGAGCTTTTGCCGCAGAAGCAGCTTTTGCGCGGGGTGGAATCGTCGACGACACGGGAAAGCGTCCGCCCGATTATGACCGGGCCGGAATATCTGCTGGTGGACGGCTACAATATTATTTTTGCGTGGGACGAGCTGAAAACGGTAGCGCGGGAGAGTCTTGACACCGCGCGAAAGCTGCTGATGGATCTGCTCTGCAATTATCAGGGGTACCGCAAATGTGAGTTGATTCTGGTGTTCGACGCCTACCGTGTTCCCCGCAATACAGGCGAGGTACAGCGCTACCATAACATCAGCGTAGTGTATACCAAGCAGGCCGAAACGGCTGACGCCTATATTGAGAAAACAACCTATGAGCTTGCCAAACAGTACCGGGTGCGGGTTGCCACCTCCGACGGCATGGAGCAGATGATCATTCTCGGTCACGGAGCGCTTCGTGTTTCGGCCAGGTTGTTCCACCAGGAGGTGGAGATGGTCGGCGGCGAGATTGCGGAGCTGCTCGCGCAGATCAACCGGAAAGAAAAATCACATTCCGTGCAGGCCGCCTTTGAAAAAGCGCAGAAAAAGAAGTAA
- a CDS encoding HIT family protein — protein sequence MDATCAYCVEGELLEKFGIKICELETSKVYLFKEQSHEGRVVVAHKKHVSEMVELSDEERNAYFTDVNRVAKVLHEVFHPDKINYGAYGDTGHHLHFHLVPKYRDGAEWGGTFAMNLDQVYFDAEKNAELIDRIRQALK from the coding sequence ATGGATGCAACGTGCGCATACTGCGTGGAAGGCGAGCTTCTGGAGAAATTTGGAATCAAAATTTGTGAGCTGGAAACCTCAAAGGTGTATTTGTTCAAAGAGCAAAGCCACGAGGGCCGGGTTGTCGTGGCCCATAAAAAGCATGTGAGCGAGATGGTCGAGCTTTCAGACGAAGAGAGAAACGCCTACTTTACCGATGTGAACCGTGTGGCCAAGGTGCTGCACGAGGTGTTTCATCCGGATAAAATCAACTACGGCGCCTATGGAGATACCGGGCATCACCTGCACTTCCATCTGGTGCCAAAGTACCGTGACGGCGCCGAGTGGGGCGGAACATTTGCCATGAATCTCGACCAGGTGTATTTTGATGCGGAGAAGAACGCGGAGCTGATCGACCGGATCCGTCAGGCGCTGAAGTAA
- a CDS encoding O-acetylhomoserine aminocarboxypropyltransferase/cysteine synthase family protein has translation MRDETKCIHCGYTPKNSEPKMVPIVQSTTYVFDSTQEVGDVFDEPTKALIYSRFANPTVMAVEQKIADLEGGVGAMCTSSGQAATLLSVLNLCKAGDSFISTSQIYGGTINLFAVTLKNYGIDCIFVDADADEETISAAVQENTKLIFGETIANPALSVLDIEKFARVAHSHGIPLIMDNTFATPMLCKPFEFGADIIVHSTSKYMDGHAVQVGGVIVDSGNFDWTNGKFPEFTEPDESYHGITYVGNYGKAAYIIKARMQLMRDYGAYPAANSAFLLNLGLETLAVRMERYCKNAMEVAKYLETCDKIEKVIYPGLEGDKYYPLAKKYLKGTSGVISFIIKGGKDNAVKFMDGLKLASIEVHVADIRTCVLHPASATHRQLTDEQLFAAGINPGMIRFSVGLESVEDIIEDIEQSLSKV, from the coding sequence ATGAGGGACGAAACCAAATGCATTCACTGCGGGTATACCCCAAAAAACTCAGAACCGAAAATGGTTCCGATCGTTCAAAGCACCACCTATGTGTTTGATTCGACACAGGAGGTCGGCGACGTATTCGACGAACCGACCAAAGCGCTGATTTATTCGCGCTTTGCCAACCCCACCGTGATGGCGGTCGAACAGAAAATCGCCGATCTGGAGGGTGGCGTGGGTGCGATGTGCACCTCCTCCGGTCAAGCGGCCACACTGCTTTCCGTTTTGAATCTGTGCAAGGCGGGCGACAGCTTTATCAGCACCTCGCAGATTTATGGCGGAACCATAAATTTATTTGCCGTCACCCTGAAAAATTATGGGATTGACTGCATTTTTGTGGATGCCGACGCGGACGAAGAAACCATCAGCGCCGCGGTACAGGAAAACACCAAGCTGATTTTCGGCGAAACGATCGCGAACCCGGCCCTGAGCGTGCTGGACATTGAGAAGTTTGCGCGGGTAGCCCACAGCCACGGGATTCCCCTGATTATGGACAACACCTTTGCCACCCCCATGCTGTGCAAGCCGTTTGAGTTCGGTGCGGATATTATCGTACACTCCACCTCCAAATACATGGACGGCCACGCGGTGCAGGTGGGCGGCGTGATTGTAGACAGTGGAAATTTTGACTGGACGAACGGCAAATTCCCGGAGTTTACCGAGCCGGACGAATCGTATCACGGCATTACCTATGTGGGAAACTACGGCAAGGCCGCCTACATTATCAAGGCCAGAATGCAGCTGATGCGCGATTACGGCGCATACCCGGCGGCAAACTCCGCGTTCCTTCTGAACCTTGGGCTGGAAACGCTCGCCGTGCGCATGGAGCGCTACTGCAAAAACGCGATGGAAGTCGCAAAATATCTTGAGACCTGCGACAAAATTGAAAAGGTGATTTATCCCGGCCTGGAAGGCGACAAATATTATCCGCTCGCAAAGAAATACCTGAAGGGCACCAGCGGAGTCATTTCGTTCATCATCAAGGGCGGCAAGGACAACGCGGTCAAATTCATGGACGGCCTGAAGCTGGCTTCGATTGAAGTACACGTAGCAGACATTCGCACCTGCGTGCTGCACCCCGCCAGCGCCACGCACCGCCAGCTGACTGACGAGCAGCTGTTTGCGGCAGGCATTAATCCCGGCATGATCCGTTTCTCCGTCGGGCTGGAAAGCGTTGAGGATATTATTGAAGATATTGAGCAGAGCCTGAGCAAAGTGTGA
- a CDS encoding TetR/AcrR family transcriptional regulator: MNSRKPISREQIIHTALKLLRNRRDVQSLNLREIARALGCAHTNLYNYFSSYPQLLWEAHTACVERMSAQIDDATHTALQPECKLQAFFCAVVQVYLKNTGWFRLVWLEYLGEQRPESNTFAVTAAREKMNRAVAQIWQELSGHPAAPGKVEETVHFIHCYLVGEISNYISGRRVIEDTEAFCESVVCQAVRSTVLLLREE; this comes from the coding sequence GTGAATAGCCGGAAACCCATTTCAAGGGAACAGATCATCCATACGGCGCTGAAGCTGCTGCGAAACCGCCGCGACGTTCAAAGCCTGAATCTGCGCGAGATTGCGCGGGCTTTGGGCTGCGCCCACACAAATCTGTATAATTATTTTTCCTCGTACCCGCAGCTGCTGTGGGAGGCGCATACTGCCTGTGTGGAGCGGATGTCGGCACAGATCGACGATGCTACCCATACCGCGCTCCAGCCGGAGTGCAAATTGCAAGCGTTTTTTTGCGCCGTGGTGCAGGTGTATCTCAAAAATACAGGCTGGTTCCGGTTGGTCTGGCTCGAATATCTGGGGGAGCAGCGTCCTGAGAGCAATACTTTTGCTGTAACGGCGGCTCGGGAGAAAATGAACCGCGCGGTTGCTCAAATTTGGCAGGAGTTGTCCGGTCATCCTGCGGCCCCCGGTAAAGTGGAGGAAACTGTACATTTTATTCACTGCTATCTTGTTGGGGAAATCTCAAATTATATTTCAGGGCGTCGCGTGATTGAGGATACAGAGGCGTTTTGTGAGTCCGTTGTTTGTCAAGCGGTGCGCAGCACCGTTCTGCTGCTAAGGGAGGAGTGA
- a CDS encoding DUF6323 family protein, whose translation MGFELGFLNQGLIQKQAINEIMKCNEISAHFGMELTERQAAQLVETRAFALKTAGRIEFGGGVIQKLIYAFCDSPYLMGQNYESTLHELVELFYSYKNETADRISDDELIDFMKKAYDGPCGGSLELLAGREMYHLAENLRWGRPASFDSEALDEDDEEDYDGLS comes from the coding sequence TTGGGGTTTGAGCTGGGATTTTTGAATCAGGGGCTGATACAGAAACAGGCGATCAACGAAATTATGAAATGCAACGAGATTTCGGCGCACTTTGGCATGGAGCTGACGGAGCGGCAGGCGGCGCAGCTGGTGGAAACCCGCGCGTTCGCACTGAAAACGGCCGGCAGAATCGAGTTTGGCGGCGGAGTCATTCAGAAGCTGATTTATGCCTTCTGCGATTCTCCCTATTTAATGGGCCAAAATTATGAATCTACGCTCCACGAACTGGTGGAGCTGTTTTATTCGTATAAAAACGAAACGGCAGACCGCATCTCCGATGATGAACTGATCGATTTTATGAAGAAAGCGTATGATGGCCCCTGTGGCGGCTCTTTGGAGCTTTTGGCAGGGCGGGAGATGTACCACCTGGCGGAAAATCTGCGCTGGGGCCGCCCTGCAAGTTTTGACAGCGAAGCGCTCGATGAGGACGACGAGGAGGATTACGATGGACTCTCTTGA
- a CDS encoding DUF6179 domain-containing protein has translation MDSLERISRIDRSLLSGEHYLTSLLEQAFLAQVLSASQIEAVQMACLSVLARQTQLYNGMESSSVRVEEAESIFESALFTIGICLKQYENAEDAALALVSEGAEALFVRGGKKIDRMLKTTRLFHAGLVRRLMETPNVFYRSTVKDGINGFFHLYRPQFGAQQIHITADYPLLHPVTDLVGVEFIREYVERVDCENQFCTCFSPAVIHRLLCGLPVDYRELPLNLCGPVLTAALGCVLCGKNPFTLQLSEDDLIALQEKLSGRGNTELLPLLQAAFEKVNLALSLRKRTAEYLAAALPGISAEAENAVRTDTLPRLFLIARLPQGGY, from the coding sequence ATGGACTCTCTTGAACGGATCAGCAGGATTGACCGTTCGCTGCTCAGCGGCGAGCATTATCTCACTTCTCTGCTGGAACAGGCTTTTCTGGCACAGGTACTTTCCGCATCACAGATCGAGGCGGTGCAGATGGCCTGCCTTTCCGTTCTGGCGCGGCAGACCCAGCTTTATAACGGGATGGAGAGCAGTTCTGTTCGGGTAGAGGAAGCGGAGAGTATTTTTGAATCGGCACTGTTTACCATCGGCATTTGTCTGAAGCAATACGAAAATGCGGAGGATGCCGCTCTGGCGCTTGTCAGCGAAGGAGCGGAAGCGCTGTTTGTGCGCGGTGGCAAAAAAATAGACCGGATGCTGAAAACAACCAGGCTGTTTCACGCCGGCCTTGTTCGCCGGCTGATGGAAACCCCGAATGTGTTTTACCGCTCGACGGTGAAGGATGGTATCAACGGATTTTTTCATTTGTACCGGCCGCAGTTCGGTGCGCAGCAGATTCACATTACGGCGGATTACCCGCTGCTGCACCCGGTGACCGATCTTGTTGGGGTTGAATTTATTCGGGAATATGTGGAGCGTGTGGATTGCGAAAACCAATTCTGCACCTGCTTTTCGCCGGCTGTGATCCATAGACTGCTGTGCGGTCTCCCGGTGGATTACCGGGAACTCCCGCTGAACCTGTGCGGCCCGGTACTGACGGCAGCGCTCGGGTGTGTGCTGTGCGGGAAGAATCCTTTCACACTGCAACTTTCGGAGGACGATTTGATCGCTCTGCAAGAAAAACTGAGCGGCCGGGGAAACACGGAGCTTCTCCCGTTGCTGCAGGCGGCGTTTGAGAAGGTGAACCTTGCGCTTTCACTTCGGAAGCGTACCGCGGAGTATCTTGCCGCCGCGCTCCCGGGAATCTCCGCGGAGGCGGAAAATGCGGTACGCACCGATACACTGCCCCGGCTTTTTCTCATCGCTCGGCTTCCGCAGGGCGGGTACTGA
- a CDS encoding NAD(P)H-dependent glycerol-3-phosphate dehydrogenase, producing the protein MKITVIGSGRWGSFIAWYLSGLKKEVTIYGRSTSEQFSKLRQTRTNGLVTFSDAVLFCDDLQKALEGAEIVVISIPSQSLRGLMQQLSQLSMAGKTVVLCMKGIEASTGKRLTEVAEEFLPPETGLAIWVGPGHVQDFTAGIPNCMVIDSKSQETKRFLIKQFSGSMIRFYYGDDLLGNEVGAASKNVIGIAAGMLDGLNKTALKGALMSRGTREIARLIKAMGGNEISAYGLAHLGDYQATVFSPYSHNRAFGERFVRGEHYGELAEGVATTRAMLRLGEQYGVELPICKAVEAVIHGGQAADKVLSDLFLRSQKAEF; encoded by the coding sequence ATGAAAATAACAGTCATCGGCAGCGGACGTTGGGGAAGCTTTATCGCGTGGTACCTTTCGGGGCTGAAAAAGGAAGTTACCATTTATGGCAGGTCGACCAGCGAGCAGTTCTCCAAGCTGCGGCAAACCCGTACCAACGGGCTTGTCACCTTTTCCGATGCCGTTCTGTTTTGTGATGATCTGCAAAAGGCACTGGAGGGCGCTGAAATCGTAGTGATTTCGATTCCATCCCAAAGCCTGCGCGGGCTGATGCAGCAGCTCTCGCAGCTTTCGATGGCGGGGAAGACCGTCGTGCTGTGTATGAAGGGCATTGAGGCCTCCACCGGCAAACGGCTGACGGAGGTGGCGGAGGAATTTCTTCCGCCCGAAACGGGTCTGGCCATTTGGGTGGGCCCCGGCCATGTGCAGGATTTTACCGCCGGAATCCCCAACTGCATGGTGATCGACAGCAAGAGCCAGGAAACCAAGCGGTTTCTGATTAAGCAGTTTTCCGGCAGCATGATCCGCTTTTATTACGGGGACGATCTGCTCGGGAATGAAGTGGGCGCCGCCTCCAAAAATGTGATTGGCATTGCCGCCGGAATGTTGGACGGCCTGAATAAAACGGCTCTCAAGGGGGCGTTGATGTCGCGCGGTACCCGCGAGATTGCCCGTTTGATCAAGGCGATGGGTGGCAACGAGATTTCTGCTTACGGTCTGGCGCACCTCGGCGATTACCAGGCGACGGTTTTTTCACCGTACAGCCACAATCGCGCCTTTGGCGAGCGCTTTGTGCGGGGCGAGCACTACGGCGAACTGGCGGAGGGCGTCGCCACCACCCGCGCAATGCTTCGTCTGGGCGAGCAGTACGGCGTTGAGCTGCCGATTTGCAAGGCGGTGGAAGCGGTGATCCATGGCGGGCAGGCCGCAGACAAAGTGCTTTCCGATCTTTTCCTGCGCAGCCAAAAGGCTGAATTTTAA
- a CDS encoding MarR family winged helix-turn-helix transcriptional regulator encodes MAAKDRTDELFGVLHYLKKAKDLIPEVPGVPQGEFMMMHKIHCCLQEGECRGELPGVKVSNLSSRMGMSMPAVSQMLKSLQKKGLVTRTAATDDRRVVYVALTPAGEKIFSDAIERFLERVNAVAELFGDQKIQEITALLQDLGCAMERVRAERPEKF; translated from the coding sequence ATGGCTGCGAAGGATCGGACAGACGAGCTGTTCGGGGTGCTGCATTATCTGAAAAAGGCAAAGGATCTTATCCCTGAGGTTCCGGGAGTACCGCAGGGTGAATTTATGATGATGCACAAGATTCATTGCTGTCTTCAGGAAGGGGAGTGTCGGGGAGAGCTGCCCGGGGTGAAGGTATCTAATTTGAGCTCGCGGATGGGAATGTCGATGCCGGCGGTATCACAAATGCTGAAATCCCTGCAAAAAAAGGGATTGGTGACGCGTACGGCCGCCACAGACGACCGCCGCGTAGTGTATGTGGCGCTCACCCCGGCTGGAGAAAAAATCTTTTCAGATGCGATTGAACGCTTTTTAGAGCGCGTGAATGCGGTGGCGGAGCTGTTTGGGGATCAGAAAATTCAGGAAATTACCGCTTTGCTGCAGGATTTGGGCTGTGCCATGGAGCGTGTACGAGCGGAGCGGCCAGAAAAATTTTAG
- the pyrB gene encoding aspartate carbamoyltransferase: MKHLIDPLDFTVEETLELLRLADQIALDSSPYAQACRGKILATLFYEPSTRTRLSFESAMLRLGGSVLGFASAESSSVSKGESVADTIRAVSCYADICAMRHPKEGAPLVASHYSGIPVINAGDGGHQHPTQTLTDLMTIRRKKGRLDKMTIGLCGDLKFGRTVHSLMKSLVRFGDIRFVLISPEELRVPDYIMQDVLLAHSAPYKEVETLEEAMPELDILYMTRIQKERFFNEEDYVRLKDSCILTVDKLRAAKSDLAVLHPLPRVNEITPEVDNDPRAAYFEQAQNGVYVRMALILKLLEVAAC; this comes from the coding sequence ATGAAGCACCTGATAGACCCGTTGGACTTTACGGTGGAGGAAACGCTTGAGCTGCTGCGACTGGCAGATCAGATCGCTTTGGATTCATCGCCTTATGCCCAGGCCTGCCGCGGCAAGATTTTGGCCACGCTGTTTTACGAGCCCAGCACGCGTACGCGGCTCAGCTTTGAATCGGCTATGCTGCGCCTTGGCGGCAGCGTTTTGGGGTTTGCCTCTGCGGAGAGCAGCTCGGTGAGCAAAGGGGAAAGCGTAGCGGATACCATCCGTGCGGTTTCGTGCTATGCAGACATCTGTGCTATGCGGCACCCGAAGGAGGGCGCGCCGCTGGTGGCGTCGCACTATTCCGGTATTCCGGTGATTAACGCGGGCGACGGCGGGCACCAGCATCCTACCCAGACGCTGACGGATTTGATGACGATTCGCCGAAAAAAGGGCCGCCTTGACAAAATGACCATCGGCTTGTGTGGGGATTTGAAATTCGGGCGCACGGTGCATTCGCTTATGAAATCTCTGGTTCGATTCGGCGACATCCGCTTTGTGCTCATTTCACCCGAAGAGCTGCGCGTGCCAGACTATATCATGCAGGATGTTCTTCTGGCGCACAGCGCTCCATATAAGGAAGTGGAAACACTCGAAGAGGCCATGCCCGAGCTCGACATTCTGTATATGACCCGTATTCAAAAGGAACGCTTTTTCAATGAAGAGGATTACGTCCGCCTGAAAGACAGCTGCATTTTAACTGTGGACAAGCTCCGCGCTGCCAAGAGCGATCTCGCGGTGCTGCACCCGCTGCCGCGCGTTAATGAAATAACGCCGGAGGTAGATAACGACCCCCGCGCCGCCTATTTTGAGCAGGCGCAGAACGGCGTTTATGTAAGAATGGCCCTGATTCTGAAGCTTTTGGAGGTGGCAGCATGCTAA